Proteins from a genomic interval of Rubinisphaera italica:
- a CDS encoding cation transporter translates to MEDRAIKWNRVRRYALALSLFTVVYNLVEAGIAIAGANWSHSLTLFGFGLDSLLESSSGCIMIWRFWKDHSVNDLAVFEKFEQRATHLIAYTFFLLGSYILIDASLALYWKKTPQVSLTGIILAIASLIVMPILFHLKYQLGKQIESRSLIADSKETLACVMLSAAMLLGLGAYALWEIWWIDSVTAIVISGFLLHEGYEMLEGECGASEHCH, encoded by the coding sequence ATGGAAGATCGAGCGATCAAGTGGAATCGAGTTCGTCGTTACGCATTGGCACTCTCATTATTTACAGTTGTGTATAATTTGGTCGAAGCCGGGATTGCAATTGCTGGTGCAAATTGGAGTCACTCATTGACGCTCTTTGGATTTGGACTCGACAGCCTTCTGGAGTCCAGCAGCGGTTGTATTATGATCTGGCGATTCTGGAAGGATCATTCGGTGAATGATCTTGCAGTCTTTGAAAAATTTGAACAGAGGGCGACTCATTTAATCGCTTACACATTTTTTCTGTTAGGATCGTATATTTTAATAGATGCGAGCCTGGCTCTTTATTGGAAGAAAACACCTCAAGTCAGCCTGACGGGTATCATTCTGGCAATTGCTTCTTTAATCGTGATGCCGATTCTGTTTCACTTGAAATATCAACTTGGAAAGCAAATCGAGAGCCGAAGTCTAATTGCAGACTCCAAGGAAACGCTCGCTTGCGTTATGCTCTCGGCTGCGATGCTGCTGGGCCTTGGAGCGTATGCTCTTTGGGAAATCTGGTGGATCGATTCTGTTACTGCTATTGTGATCTCAGGCTTTCTGCTACACGAAGGTTATGAAATGCTCGAAGGGGAGTGTGGGGCCTCCGAGCATTGTCATTGA
- a CDS encoding NAD(P)/FAD-dependent oxidoreductase has translation MIQVSPSTNCPYKNIVVEDHYDIVVLGGGPAGATCAALLAEAGKKVVLLERGLTPRFHVGESLLPKCYPTLQRLNLLDRMKNSAFPKKYSVQFVTEMGKVTRPFYFDEYIPHESSQTWQVERGNFDSILLEKAVENGTVVRTNAHVMDVLFDDKRAIGVKVKLKNDAGEDQVLEIASEIVIDASGQSAMIANRLGVKKSDPLLKKGTLWGYFENAIRDEGRDEGATLIMQTEGKKSWFWYIPLSNNIVSVGCTGSMNYMFGDSSLKPADIFARELSKCPEMQRRLEPSTQFGDFKTTKDFSYRATQTVGEGWVMIGDAFGFVDPVYSSGVLLAMVSGEMAADAIIDGYKMNDLSPKQLGRWNQEYISGLENFKKLVYAFYAPDFSFAKFFMEFPECRNHMTDILMGDVFKPGLEEIFDKMGVVLPPSDIEEMQMTSS, from the coding sequence ATGATTCAAGTTTCACCTAGTACGAACTGCCCTTATAAAAATATTGTTGTCGAAGATCACTACGACATCGTTGTTCTCGGTGGTGGCCCTGCAGGAGCAACATGTGCAGCGTTACTGGCTGAAGCTGGTAAAAAAGTTGTTTTGCTGGAACGCGGTTTGACACCTCGTTTCCATGTCGGTGAATCACTCTTGCCGAAGTGCTATCCAACCTTACAGCGGTTGAACCTACTCGATCGGATGAAAAATTCAGCCTTCCCGAAAAAGTACAGCGTTCAGTTCGTTACAGAGATGGGCAAAGTCACTCGTCCTTTTTACTTTGACGAATACATTCCCCACGAATCCTCCCAGACCTGGCAGGTCGAACGGGGGAACTTCGATTCAATTCTCTTGGAAAAAGCTGTCGAGAATGGGACTGTTGTTCGGACAAACGCTCATGTGATGGACGTGCTGTTCGATGACAAACGCGCTATTGGCGTGAAAGTGAAACTGAAAAACGACGCAGGTGAAGATCAGGTCCTGGAAATCGCTTCCGAAATAGTCATTGATGCATCAGGGCAATCGGCAATGATCGCCAACAGGCTGGGCGTGAAAAAATCAGATCCCTTGCTCAAAAAGGGGACCCTCTGGGGCTACTTCGAGAATGCCATACGGGATGAAGGTCGCGATGAAGGAGCGACTCTCATCATGCAGACAGAAGGCAAGAAGTCCTGGTTCTGGTACATTCCACTCTCAAACAACATTGTCAGTGTCGGCTGCACGGGCAGCATGAACTACATGTTTGGCGATTCCAGTTTGAAACCAGCCGACATCTTTGCCCGGGAACTTTCCAAGTGCCCGGAGATGCAACGTCGACTTGAACCCTCCACTCAATTTGGCGATTTCAAAACGACAAAAGATTTTTCCTATCGAGCCACTCAAACAGTTGGCGAAGGCTGGGTGATGATTGGCGACGCCTTCGGATTTGTCGATCCGGTTTATTCTTCGGGTGTCTTACTGGCAATGGTATCTGGAGAGATGGCCGCCGATGCGATTATCGATGGTTACAAAATGAACGATCTTTCGCCAAAACAACTCGGTCGTTGGAACCAAGAGTATATTAGTGGATTAGAAAACTTCAAGAAGCTGGTTTATGCCTTCTATGCTCCAGACTTCAGCTTTGCAAAGTTCTTCATGGAGTTCCCCGAGTGTCGCAATCACATGACCGATATTCTGATGGGAGATGTCTTCAAACCGGGGCTGGAAGAAATATTCGATAAGATGGGCGTAGTGCTGCCCCCCTCGGACATCGAAGAAATGCAGATGACCTCGTCGTAA